The Deltaproteobacteria bacterium genome includes a window with the following:
- a CDS encoding helix-turn-helix transcriptional regulator encodes MIVSGRKKTDKAIKILHDRYIGDDAGRLASLEKERISAQMARMIYRMRAEAGLTQKQLAELVNTTQSVISRLEDADYEGHSLSMVNRIAQTLDRHFTVQLVERKAGKGKR; translated from the coding sequence ATGATAGTGAGCGGAAGAAAAAAAACAGATAAGGCGATAAAGATACTTCACGACCGTTACATAGGCGATGATGCGGGGCGTCTGGCATCTCTGGAAAAAGAACGCATAAGTGCCCAGATGGCTCGGATGATATACCGGATGAGAGCGGAAGCGGGCCTGACCCAGAAGCAGCTGGCCGAACTGGTGAACACGACCCAGTCGGTCATCAGCAGGCTGGAGGACGCCGACTACGAGGGGCACTCCCTGTCCATGGTGAACCGCATCGCCCAGACCCTCGACAGACATTTTACGGTTCAGCTGGTGG